The Vespula pensylvanica isolate Volc-1 chromosome 3, ASM1446617v1, whole genome shotgun sequence nucleotide sequence tttcctcgttttcttatttttcttcgcttttattattacaatctgATTAACAAATCTGATTCAATAATTTGTTGTTTCAAACAGGCTCTTCTTAACGTTTAAGTTTATCGTAAATTAACGTTGATAAATTGACTCTGAAATTGATTCTTCCAATCTCGACCGTAGATTTAATCAAGtactttaaaaaaacaaaaaaagaaaaacaaaaaaaaaagtcgaataaaacaaatagGAGGATGTGGTAAAAGCATCGATGCAAGCGACTTAATATGGTATCGACGATGATGCCAGACGTCTTATTAGTCGTTAGACTGGTAGACCATCCCATGCGTTCtataatctctttcttttttcctcaagATCTAGAGATTAAGAAGAAACCGTATATGTGAAACTTTTTTAATCCGTAACGAATACGtgggatagaaaagaaatctaagAGTTCGTTTACCCGTTCGAAGCAAACTGTTTAAACGATTTCtccgaaaaatttttctaagaatAAACGGGCAGGGCTTTAAAACGGGCCAGTTTGAATGTGTCCGTAAATTTGTCTCGTTattatcaattctttttcttctttctttctttttttctttctttctttctttctttctttttttttttttacagaaaacGATCGCATAATGTCATTTTCAACCGTTTCAAcgagatttctttctcttctttttcttttgggaCTCGTCTCATCTCTTTTTGCTGCAAGCATCAAACAAGAGGAACCAGCGAACGTTCAATGTCACAACAATAACGAATGTCCTGATGATCACTGCTGTGTCTTAGgttcattgaaatttaattttaattgaattcgttatttttctgTACTTTCCAATCgttctaattattaatatctttttgtttcatagGTGGAGGAAGATACAGTTTACCTCAATGTAGTCctatgagaaagagaactgAAAATTGTCGACCTACCAATGATCTGCTCAACACGACCCTATATTATCCGAATAATAGCAAGCTATCGATAACTGATGTGTATCATATAGTATGTCCTTGCAATAAAGGATTAACCTGCGATCTCAAGGAAGGCATTTGCATAGACAACGATTAAAAGCACGACTTTCtggaataaaaatcgattgatccataaaatatcttatataatgcTATGATTTAACCGATAGCATAGTTATTcctattattttttgcttttgtttatttttttttctctctgtacatatattttctttctttggcaggctttgaaagataaagaaaatgaataagatAGCTTTGAAACTTTCAAAGATTAATTATGTGGATTTTGTTATGGTAATACAGACCAAAggttttattttaagaaatcgTTAGGATTAAGACGAAATATATaacgtaaaaatagaaaattaaacaaCGTTATATTCATGATATTACTCTCTGAAgtcattttaaatttatagtttTCTGTAATTgtgatatataatgtaattgtgtatataaattcgacaaaattataaaagtatctATTCGTGTATTAttcaaaaagataatgaattaaattgactgttttacgtacatatatatatataacctataatattaaaagtttttttggattatatataatccgTTAActatatgtttaaataaaatatataccaacattataaaagtattagaAGTTTTGAACATTTCTAAAGATACCATCCTAATTTATCGACACATCGGCCGGTAAatgttttcttataataatacaagagGGCGTTACCGTCCTCTACAATGATGGTCACTAAagtatacaataaaattacgaATTGTAGTTAGAATAACAATTGAAATTAACTGAACCAATTATTACACATTTTGTGTACATAAGAAGagttatagattttttttcttttgaagatTTCTTGTACGATAAAATTCTTAACTAGATCGTAACCATAATGTTCAAAAATGAATCC carries:
- the LOC122627904 gene encoding astakine-like, coding for MSFSTVSTRFLSLLFLLGLVSSLFAASIKQEEPANVQCHNNNECPDDHCCVLGGGRYSLPQCSPMRKRTENCRPTNDLLNTTLYYPNNSKLSITDVYHIVCPCNKGLTCDLKEGICIDND